TTAGGGTGGTGTAAAACTGCCTGATAAGTATGAGTGATAGAGCAAGATGGTATGTAGTACATACATACTCAGGATACGAAAATAAAGTTAAGGCAAACTTAGAAAAAGCAATTGAAAACAGAAATCTTGAAGCATTAATCCATGATATACAAGTACCTATGGAAGAAGTGGTTGAAGAAAAAGATGGAAAACAAAAAGTTTCATTAAAGAAAAAGTTTCCTGGATATGTGCTTGTGAAAATGTTAATGGGTGATGAAGCTTGGTACGTTGTTAGAAATACTAGGGGCGTGACAGGATTTGTTGGTCCAGGATCTAAACCAGTTCCTCTGTCTGATGAAGAAGTTGAATCAATGGGTGTATTAGAAATGCCAGTTGATATTGATTTGGAAGTAGGGGAAAGCATAAGAATTATCTCAGGACCATTAAGAGATTCAGTGGCTACAATACAAGAGATAATTGTTGAAAAACATAAAGTGAAAGCTTTAGTAGAGATGTTTGGCAGGGAAACTCTTGCTGAATTAGACTTTAATCAAGTTGAAAAATTAGTTTAAATATAACTAATTTTAATTAAGTGGGAGAACTAAAAGTTCGTTATACCACAGTAATAGGAGGAATAACAAAATGGCTAAGAAAGTAACTGGAATGATTAAACTTCAACTTCAAGCAGGTAAGGCAACACCAGCTCCACCTGTAGGTCCAGCTTTAGGTCAACATGGTGTAAACATAATGGGATTCTGTAAGGAGTTCAATGCAAAAACTGCAAATCAAGCTGGTTTAATAATACCAGTAGTTATCACAGTTTACCAAGATAGATCTTTTAGTTTTATACTAAAGACTCCTCCAGCAGCAGTTCTAATCAAAAAGGAATTAGGGTTAGAAAGTGGTTCTGGAGTACCTAACAAAACAAAAGTTGGTAAATTAACACAGGATCAATTAAGAAAGATCGCTGAAACTAAGATGCCAGATTTAAATGCTGCAAATGTTGAATCAGCAATGAGAATGATTGCTGGAACAGCAAGAAGTATGGGCGTAACTATTGAAGAGTAATTCTTAAAAATAAGTGGGAGGTCAAAACCGTTAATACCACAGAGGAGGCAAATTATGGGAAAAAAATACATTGAAAGTGCAAAGCTTATAGATAAGAGTGCATTATATAATCCAGTAGAAGCATTAGACCTTACATTAAAAACTGCAAAGGCTAACTTTGATGAAACTATTGAACTACATGTAAGATTAGGTGTAGATCCAAGACATGCTGATCAACAAGTAAGAGGTGCTGTTGTATTACCAAACGGAACAGGGAAAACAGTAAGAGTACTTGTATTTGCAAAAGGTGATAAAGCAGCAGAAGCGCAACAAGCAGGAGCAGATTTTGTTGGAGCTGAAGAATTAGTTCAAAAAATTCAAAGTGAAAATTGGTTTGATTATGATGTTGTTGTTGCAACTCCAGATATGATGGGTGTTGTTGGTAGAATTGGTAGAGTATTAGGACCAAAGGGATTAATGCCAAATCCAAAATCAGGAACAGTAACATTTGATGTTGCTAAAGCGATTGAAGAAATCAAAGCTGGTAAAGTTGAATATAGAGTTGACAAAACAGCTATAGTTCACTGCCCAATTGGAAAGAAATCATTTGGAACTGAAAAGTTAAAGCAAAACTTTACAGCATTAATGGATGCTTTAGTTAAAGCAAAACCAGCAGCTGCAAAAGGACAATACTTAAAATCAGTATCAGTTTCAAGCACAATGGGACCAAGTGCAAAAATTAATCCTACAAAAGCTTTAGATTAATATTGACTTAATGGATATTAAGTAGTATAATCTTAATGTTGTAAAAAAGAGAATATTTTCCCCGTAGACAGTGGGTGCGAAAGCATAACGATATACTACCCACCTAGGTTGATTATAATAGATGTATTATAGACCTTCCTGTCTGCGGGAAGGTCTTTTTGATAAAAGAAGCAGTTTTAAACTGTGAGGAGGTGGACTACAATAATGAATAAAAACAGAGAACTTAAAGAAGCTAAAGTTGCTGAAATTAAGGAAAAATTAGAAAAATCAAAAGCTGTTGTTCTTAGTAAGTATCAAGGGTTAAATGTAGAAGAAGATACTGCTCTTAGAAAAAATTTAAGAGAAGCTGGCGTTGAATATAAAGTATATAAAAATACTTTGGTTATTTTAGCAGCTAAAGAATTAGGCTTAGATGGTATAGTAGAACATTTAGAGGGACCTGTATCTATTGCGTTTGGTTATGAAGATGTAACAGTAGCAGCGAGAGTTCTAAATGATTTTGCTAAAGATCACAAGAAGTTAGAATTAAAAGCCGGTATTGTAGAAGGTGAAATCTATGATGCAGATAAGATTAAACAACTTGCATCAATACCATCAAAAGAAGTTCTTATTGCAAAACTTCTTGGAAGTATCAAGTCTCCAATATCAAGCTTTGCACGTGTATTAAGTGCTATTGCTGATAGTAAGGGAACTGAATCTGCAGAATAATAAGCAGAAAAATAAAACAATAATTAATTTAAAAAAATTTCGGAGGTGCTATTAAAATGACAAGAGAAGATATAATTCAAGCAATAAAAGAAATGAGCGTTTTAGACTTAAACGAATTAGTAAAGGCTTGTGAAGAAGAATTTGGAGTAAGTGCTGCTGCTGCTGTTGTAGCTGGTGGAGCTGTAGCTGGTGGAGCTGCTGCTGAAGAAAAAACTGAATTCGACGTAATATTAGCTAGTGCAGGAGATAACAAGATTAAAGTTATCAAAGTAGTAAGAGAAATAACTGGATTAGGATTAAAAGAAGCTAAAGAAATAGTTGATGGAGCTCCTAAGACATTAAAAGAAGGCGTTTCTAAAGAAGAAGCTGAAGACATGAAAGCTAAAATAGCTGAAGTTGGAGCTACTGTAGAAATCAAGTAATTTATTTAATATAAAAAGGTGCTTTTTAAGCACCTTTTTTAAGCTGCATTTATAAAGCTATATAAAATGCTTTTTGTTTATGAGTATTTTATATAGCTTTATAAATTAAAAAAGATATAGTTAAGTGAATTAATGAAATAATATTTCTAGTGTTTTTTATAGTATTTCTTGACGAGATAAAATGCATATGGTATTATAATATAATGTATTATTCACTATGGGATATTATATGTTTATAGTGGAAATAAAGAGTATAACCTGGTGAATAATGGTTATACTATAAAAAGACGCTGTCCGAAAGCAAAAGTCCTTAGGGAAAGTATGCTTTTGGCTATTTTAGTTTATTTTATACAAGGGGTGAAAATTCATGGTACATCCTGTCAAAGTTGGAAAAAGAACAAGAATGAGTTTTGGTAAAGTTAATGACGTTACTGAAATGCCGAATTTAATTGAGGTACAATTAGATTCATATGAATGGTTTTTAAGAGAAGGGCTGCATGAAGTATTTGATGATATTAATCCTATCACAAACTTCACAGGGAATTTAGTGCTTGAGTTTGTAGATTACAAGCTTGATATGGAAAATATCAAGTATTCTGTTGAAGAATGCAAAGAAAGAGATTCAACATATGCAGCACCATTAAAAGTTTCGATTAGATTACAAAATAATGAAACAGGTGAAATTAAAGAACAAGAAGTGTTTATGGGTGACTTCCCATTAATGACAGAACAAGGTACCTTTTTAATTAATGGTGCTGAAAGAGTTATTGTAAGTCAGTTAGTAAGGTCGCCGGGAGTATATTACAATTACTCAATAGATAAGAGCGGTAAGAAATTATTTTCATCAACTGTAATCCCTAATAGAGGAGCATGGTTAGAATATGAAACAGATTCTAACGATATCATTTATGTAAGAATTGATAAAACTAGAAAATTATCGATAACTATTTTAGCAAGAGCAATGGGATTAGGAAGTGACCAAGAGTTATTAGACTTTTTTGGAGAAGAAGAAAGATTTAGAGCTTCAATAGAAAAGGATAATACTAAAACAAAAGAAGAAGCTTTACTTGAAATATATAAGAGATTAAGACCAGGTGAGCCACCAACTGTTGATAGTGCAATATCATTAATTGATACATTGTTCTTTGATGCAAAGAGATACGATCTATCTAGAGTTGGTAGATACAAATTCAATAAAAAACTTGCGTTGAATTTAAGAATTGCTAATCAAGTTGCAGCTACTGACATTGTTAATCCACAAACTGGTGAGATTATGGTTGAAAATGGCCAGAAGATAAGCAGATTAATGGCTGAACAAATTCAAAACGCTGGTATAAAATCTGTTGATGTATTAATAGAGGATAAAGTTATTAGAGTAATCAGCAATAATTTTGTTGATTTGAAGAAACAAGTTTCATTTGATGTTTCTGATTTAGGAATAAAAGAAATGGTACACTATCCAACATTAAAGGAAATATTAGATAATTTCTCAGATGAGAAAAGCATTAAAGAAGAAATAAAGAAAAATATTAATAAGCTTATTCCAAAACATATTATAAGAGACGATATATTTGCAACTATTAGTTATGAATTAGGATTAGCTTATGGAGTAGGTTATGTTGATGATATAGATCATCTAGGAAATAGAAGATTAAGATCTGTAGGTGAATTATTGCAAAATCAATTCAGAATTGGTTTATCTAGAATGGAGAGAGTAGTTAAAGAAAGAATGACTATTCAAGATCAAGAAGCAATAACTCCTCAAATGTTAATTAACATAAGACCAGTAGCAGCGGCTATTAAAGAATTCTTTGGTAGTTCACAATTATCGCAATTCATGGATCAAACTAATCCATTATCAGAACTTACACATAAAAGAAGATTATCAGCGTTGGGGCCAGGAGGTCTTTCAAGAGAAAGAGCTGGTTTCGAAGTAAGAGACGTTCACCATTCACATTATGGTAGAATGTGTCCGATTGAAACACCAGAAGGTCCTAATATAGGATTAATAAATTCATTGGCTACTTTCGCAAAGGTTAATGAGTATGGCTTTATTGAAACACCGTATAGAATTGTAGATAAAGAAAATTCGAGAGCTACTGATGAAATTAGATATTTTACAGCTGACGAAGAAGATCAATGCTTAATTGCTCAAGCAAAAACACCGATGGCTGAAAATGGTCAATTCATAGAAAAAAGGGTTACAGTTAGGCATTTAGATGATGTTTTAGTTGTCCCAGCAACAGAAGTTGATTTGATTGACGTATCTGCAAGACAAATGGTATCTGTAGCAACTGCTATGATTCCGTTCCTTGAAAATGATGATGCTACAAGAGCACTTATGGGATCTAACATGCAACGTCAAGCAGTTCCATTGTTAAATCCACAAGCACCAATTGTTGGAACAGGAATAGAGTTTAAAGCAGCTGTAGATTCAGGTGTATTGCCAAAGGCAAAAAATGCAGGTGTTGTTACTTATGTATCAGGTAGTGAAATTAGAATCAAAAGAGATTCTGATGGAGGAACTGATATATATAAGCTATTAAAGTTTAAGCGAAGTAACTCTGGAACATGTATAAACCAAAGACCTATAGTTGATTTAGGAGAATTGGTTTACAAGAACCAAGTAATTGCAGATGGTCCGTCTACAGATTTAGGAGAAATTGCACTAGGTAAGAATATAAGAATGGGATTCATAACTTGGGAAGGTTATAATTACGAAGATGCTATGCTTATTTCTGAAGAATTAGTAAGAGAAGATGTATTTACATCTATGCATATAGAAGAATATGAATGTGAAGCAAGAGATACTAAGCTTGGACCAGAAGAAATCACAAGAGATATTCCAAATGTAAGTGAAGATGCTCTTAAAGATGTAGATGATAGAGGTATCATAAGAATTGGTGCAGAAGTAAGATCAGGAGATATATTAGTTGGAAAAGTAACACCTAAGGGTGAAACTGAACTAACTGCAGAAGAAAGATTATTAAGAGCAATCTTTGGTGAAAAAGCTAGAGAAGTTAGAGATACATCTTTAAGAGTACCTCATGGAGAAGCTGGAATAATAGTTGATATTAAAGTTTTTACAAGGGAAAATGGGGATGAATTAAATCCTGGAGTAAATGAACTTGTAAGATGTTATATCGCACAAAAAAGAAAAATATCTGTAGGAGACAAAATGGCTGGGCGTCATGGTAATAAAGGGGTTATCTCTAGAATATTACCAGAAGAAGATATGCCGTTTTTACCAGATGGTAGACCGCTTCAAATATGCTTAAATCCACTTGGAGTACCTTCGCGTATGAATATCGGGCAAGTACTTGAAGTACATTTAGGTTGGGCAGCTAGTCATTTAGGTTGGCATATAGCTACACCAGTATTTGATGGAGCTACTCAAGAAGAAATTACAGAATGTTTGGTAAAAGCTGGATTTAATGCTAATGCTAAAACTGTATTATATGATGGTAGAACAGGAGAGCCTTTTGACAATCTAGTAACTGTAGGTATAATGTATATATTAAAACTTCACCATTTGGTAGATGACAAAATACATGCAAGATCTACAGGTCCATATTCACTAGTTACTCAACAGCCATTAGGAGGTAAAGCTCAATTTGGAGGTCAAAGATTTGGTGAAATGGAAGTTTGGGCTTTAGAAGCATATGGTGCGGCGCATACATTACAAGAAATATTGACTGTTAAATCAGATGATGTTGTAGGTAGAGTTAAGACATATGAAGCTATAGTCAAAGGTGAAAATATACCTGAACCAGGAGTTCCAGAATCATTTAAGGTTCTTATTAAAGAACTTCAAGCATTATGCTTAGATATTAAGGTTTTAAATGATGCAAATGAAGAAGTGACTTTAAAAGAATTTGTTGATGAAGATATGGCAAACCTGGAAGTTAACATAGAAGGTACTGAAGAAGTAATTATGCAAGAACCAGAAGGAACAATAGCTGATGATAGTTATGATCAAAATCCAGATGAAGATATAGATGATATTGATTATGATGAGAGTGTCGATATTGAAGAGCTTGAGACAGAATTAGAACTAGATGATTTTAATGATGAACACTAATATTGAAGGGAGGATTTACCCTTGTTTGAATTAAATAATTTTGATGCAATACAAATTGGCTTAGCATCTCCAGAGCAAATAAGACAATGGTCAAGAGGAGAGGTTAAAAAGCCTGAAACAATTAACTACAGAACTTTAAAGCCAGAAAGAGATGGTTTGTTCTGTGAAAGAATTTTTGGACCAATGAAAGATTGGGAATGTCATTGTGGAAAATATAAAAGAGTAAGATATAAAGGCATAGTTTGTGATAGATGTGGAGTTGAAGTCACAAAAGCTAAAGTTAGAAGAGAAAGAATGGGGCATATAGAATTGGCTGCCCCGGTATCTCACATTTGGTACTTTAAAGGAATTCCATCAAGAATGGGATTAATTTTGGATATGTCACCAAGAGCTTTAGAAAAAGTTTTATATTTTGCATCTTATATAGTAATTGACCCAAAAGAAACTCCGTTATTGAAGAAACAGCTTCTTAACGAAAAAGAATATAGAGAAGCTGTAGATAAATATGGAGATGAAAGTTTCGTAGCTGGAATGGGAGCAGAAGCTATTCAAGAATTGCTTAGAGAAATTGACTTGGAAAATGGTTCAAAGGAATTAAAGGAAGAACTTAAGCAAAGTACTGGGCAAAAAAAGGTTAGAATTATAAGAAGACTTGAAGTAGTAGAATCTTTTAGAAAGTCAGGAAACAATCCAGAATGGATGGTTGTAAATGTAATACCAGTAATACCACCAGACTTGAGACCTATGGTTCAATTAGATGGGGGAAGATTTGCAACATCTGATTTAAATGACTTATATAGAAGAGTTATTAATAGAAACAACAGATTGAAGAAACTATTAGATTTAGGGGCTCCGGATATAATAGTAAGAAATGAAAAAAGAATGCTTCAAGAAGCTGTGGATGCACTTATCGATAATGGTAGAAGAGGAAGACCAGTAACTGGACCAGGAAATAGACCTTTAAAATCATTATCAGATATGCTTAAAGGTAAGCAAGGAAGATTTAGACAAAACTTACTTGGAAAAAGAGTTGACTACTCAGGTAGATCAGTTATAGTTGTTGGACCAGAATTGAAAATGTACCAATGTGGATTACCAAAAGAAATGGCTATAGAGTTATTTAAGCCATTTGTAATGAAGAAGTTGGTTCAGGATGGAATTGCTCATAATATAAAGAGTGCTAAAAGAATGGTTGAAAGAGTATTGCCTCAAGTATGGGATGTTTTAGAAGAAGTAATTGCAGATCATCCAGTATTGCTTAACCGTGCGCCTACTTTACATAGACTAGGTATTCAAGCATTCCAACCAGTTTTAGTAGAAGGTAGAGCTATTAAGTTGCATCCACTAGCATGTACAGCTTACAATGCAGACTTTGATGGAGATCAGATGGCTGTCCATCTTCCACTTTCAGTTGAAGCACAAGCTGAAGCAAGATTTTTAATGTTAGCAGCAACAAACATTTTAAAACCATCAGATGGTAAGCCAGTATGTGTACCAACACAAGATATGGTTTTGGGATCATACTATCTAACTATGGATAGAAATGAAGCCAAAGGTGATGGTATGGTATTCTCTAGTAAAGACGAAGCTATAATGGCATATCAAGTTAAGGAAATTGACATCCATGCTCAAATAAATGTTAGAATGTTTAGAACTGTTGATGGAGTTTCAAAGTCTAAAATAATCAAAACAACTGTTGGAAAGATTATATTTAATGAATCTATACCGCAAAACTTAGGCTTAGTTAATAGAGAGAATGAAGAAGAAATGTTCAATTTAGAAGTTGATTTCTTGGTTACTAAAAAGTCTTTGGGAAAAATAATCGATCAATGCTATATGAAACATGGTCCAGTTAAGACATCTATAATGCTTGATAATATCAAAGCTTTAGGATATCATTATTCATCAATTGGAGCTGTTACAGTTGCATCATCAGATATAATAGTACCAGATTCTAAATATGAATTACTTAAAGAAGCAGATGAAACAATTGAAAAGATTGAAAAGATGTATAAAAGAGGATTCATTTCAGATGAGGAAAGATATGAACGAGTTATAGAAAAATGGACTCAAACTACTGAAGATGTTGCTAATGCATTAATGGATAGTCTTGATAAGTTCAACCCTATATATATGATGGCTGACTCAGGAGCCAGAGGATCAAAATCTCAAATCAAGCAATTAGCTGGTATGAGAGGACTTATGGCAAGTCCATCTGGTAAGATTATCGAGTTACCAATTAGAGCTTCATTTAAAGAAGGATTAGATGTTCTTGAATATTTCTCATCTACACATGGTGCTAGAAAAGGTAATGCAGATACAGCTTTAAAAACTGCGGATTCAGGATATTTGACAAGAAGACTTGTTGATGTATCACAAGATGTTATAGTAAGGGAAGAAGACTGTGGTGTAGAAGATGGAATTGTTGTAAGTGAAATAAAAGAAGGCAATGAAACTATCGAAGAATTAAGAGAAAGATTAATTGGAAGATATACTGCTGAAGATATTATTGATCCTAATAATGGAGATGTGATTTATCCAAGAAATGAATATATGGATCCATATGCAGCAGATAAGATTGTTTCAGCAGGAGTTAAGAAAGTAAAAATCAGATCAGTATTTACTTGTAAATGTAAAGTTGGAGTTTGTGCTAAATGTTATGGTATGAACATGGCTACTGCTAAAAAGATTGATATAGGTGAAGCTGTTGGAATAATAGCTGCACAATCAATTGGGGAACCAGGAACTCAGCTTACTATGAGAACATTCCATACAGGTGGAGTTGCTGGAGCAGATATTACCCAGGGGTTACCTAGAGTTGAAGAATTATTTGAAGCTAGAAAGCCAAAGGGACTTGCAATTGTAAGTGAAATTACTGGTAGTGTAAAAATGGAAGAAACGAAGAAAAAGAGAACAGTGATAGTTATGAGTTCAGATGGTGAAGAACGTAGCTATGATATACCGTTCGGTTCGAGATTAAAAGTGAATGAAGGAGATTACATTGAAGCCGGAGATGAAATTACAGAAGGTTCGGTAAATCCTCATGATATTATGAGCATAAAAGGTATAGATGGAGCAAGAAGATATTTACTTTCGGAAGTTCAGAAAGTTTATAGACTACAAGGTGTTGATATTAATGATAAGCATTTAGAGGTAGTTGTTAGACAAATGACTAGAAAAATAAAAATTCTTGAATCAGGAGATTCAGATTTATTGCCAGGAACTATGATTGATATGTTTGATTTTCATGAGGAAAATGCTAGAGTTAGAGAATTTGGCGGAGAAGAAGCAAAAGGAGAACAAACTCTACTAGGTATTACTAAAGCAGCATTAGCAACTGATAGTTTCTTATCGGCGGCTTCGTTCCAAGAAACCACAAGAGTATTAACGGAAGCAGCAATTAAAGGAAAAGTTGATCCTTTAGTTGGATTGAAAGAAAATGTAATAATTGGTAAGTTGATTCCAGCTGGTACTGGAATGATGAGATATAGATCTTTAAAAGTAGAAACAGATAACCAATTAGTAGAAGAAGCAGTTACAGAAGTGGTTGAAGAATAGAATTTAATTATATTGACATATATAATGTTAAATGATAAAATACAGTTTGTGTGATTTCATATGTGAGATCACGCAAATATGTGTTAATATAATAATTCTAATAGGTAAACTTTACATTACGTTGAACTGTTGGTTTAGTATGTATTTAATACATAACTATAATTTAATTATTTGCGTTTATCTTAATTTAAAAATAGATAAATAAATTATTGGGAGGTGAAAAGATGCCAACTATTAGCCAATTGGTAAGAAAAGGTAGAAAGACAACAGCAGTTAAGTCAACTGCACCAGCACTTAAAGAATGTCCACAAAAAAGAGGAGTATGTACAGTAGTTAAAACAACAACTCCTAAGAAACCTAACTCAGCGTTAAGAAAAATTGCCAGAGTAAGATTGACAAATGGATATGAAGTAACTGCATATATTGGTGGAGTGGGCCACAACTTACAAGAACATAGTGTTGTTCTAATAAGAGGTGGAAGAGTTAAAGACGTTCCTGGTGTTAGATACCATATTGTAAGAGGTGCATTAGATTGTGCTGGAGTAGCTAACAGATTACAAGGAAGATCAAAGTACGGTGCTAAGAAACCTAAACAAAAATAGGCTTTTTAATTAAAAATAGTGCTTATCTTCAACATGAGTTATAGATTTGAATTTCAGTTTATATAGATGTAAAAGATGTAGCGCTTTGCGGTGTTATAAAAATGCCGAGTACCGATGAACTTAAATTTAAAATGTTAAGGAGGGAAGAAAAGTGCCAAGAAAAGGACATATTGCAAAAAGAGATGTATTACCAGATCCAGTGTACAATTCAAAAGTTGTTACTAAATTTATAAACAGCATAATGGAAGATGGTAAGAAGGGTGTTGCCCAAAAGATATGCTATGAAGCATTTGAATTAATGGCAAAAAGAAGTGGAAAAGAAGCTTTAGAGGTATTTGAAGAAGCTATGAATAACGTAATGCCATTACTTGAAGTTAAAGCTAGAAGAATAGGTGGTGCTACATATCAAGTTCCAATAGAAGTTAGACCTGAAAGAAGACAGACATTAGGAATAAGATGGATGTTAATAGCAGCAAGAAAAAGAGGCGAAAAGCTAATGAGTGAAAGAGTTGCTGGTGAATTATTAGATGCATCTAATAACACAGGAGCAGCTGTTAAGAAGAGAGAAGATACTCATAAAATGGCAGAAGCTAATAAAGCATTTGCTCATTACAGATACTAATAAAAATAAAACTGTTTTGGCGTATGCTAAGGCAGTTTTGTCAAATTAAATTAAATTTACTCGTTGAGAGGAGGACAAATAAATGGCTAGAAAATATCCTTTAGATAAGTTTCGTAACTTTGGTATAATGGCTCATATTGATGCAGGTAAGACAACTACTACTGAACGTATATTGTTCTATACAGGAGTGAGTCATAAAATAGGAGAAGTTCATGATGGTGAAGCTACAATGGACTGGATGGTTCAAGAACAAGAAAGAGGTATAACAATTACTTCTGCAGCAACTTCATGTTTCTGGAAAGAACATGAACTTAATATTATAGATACTCCTGGTCACGTAGACTTTACTGTTGAAGTTGAAAGATCATTAAGAGTACTTGATGGAGCTGTTACAGTTCTTGATGCAAAGAGTGGTGTTGAACCACAAACTGAAACTGTTTGGAGACAGGCAGATAAGTATGGTGTACCAAGAATGATATATGTAAATAAAATGGATGCAACAGGTGCTGACTTCTTTAGATGTATTCAAACAGTTAAAGATAGATTGAAAGCAAATGCAGTACCAATTCAAATTCCAATAGGTAGTGAGCAAGGTTTCAAGGGAATGGTTGACCTTATAAAAAATGTTGCTTTTATATTTTATGATGATCTTGGAAAAGATATGAGAGAAGAAGAAATTCCAGCTGAATATGTTGAGCAAGCTGAAGAATATAGAAGTGCAATGATAGAAGCTATTGCTGAAACAGATGAAGAATTAATGGAAAAATATTTAGAAGGTGAAGAGCTTACAATTGAAGAGTTAAAAAATGCTTTAAGAAAAGCTACAATTGCTAACGAAATATATCCTTGTATTTGTGGTTCTTCATACAAAAACAAAGGTGTTCAAGAAATGATTGATGGAGTTGTAGATTACTTGCCATCACCATTAGATGTTCCAGCGATAAAAGGAACAACACTAGATGGAGAAGAAGATCATAGAAATTCTTCTGACTCTGAACCATTATCAGCTTTAGCATTCAAGATAGCTACTGATCCATTTGTTGGTAAATTAGCGTTCACAAGAATATATTCAGGTGTAATGCAAAGTGGTTCATATGTTCTTAACTCAACAAAAGGCAAGAAGGAAAGAATTGGTAGACTTGTTAAGATGCATTCAAATTCAAGATCTGAAGTTGAATCATTAGAAGCAGGGGAAATTGGTGCAGTAATTGGATTAAAGAACACTACAACAGGTGATACTTTGTGTGCAGAAAATAGTCCAATAATTCTTGAAGCTATGGAATTCCCAGAACCAGTTATAAATGTAGCTATTGAGCCAAAAACAAAAGATGCTCAAGAAAAGATGGGGATGGCATTAGCTAAGTTAGCAGAAGAAGATCCAACTTTTAAGACTTGGACTGACACAGAAACAGGTCAAACAATTATTGCAGGTATGGGAGAACTTCACTTAGAAATTATCGTTGATAGACTTCAAAGAGAATTTAAGGTTGAATGTAATGTTGGTGCTCCTCAAGTTGCATATAAAGAAACAATTAGAAGTGCTGTTAAAGCTGAAGCGAAATACGCTAAACAATCAGGTGGTAAGGGACAATACGGTCATGCTGTAATTGAAATGGAACCAACTGAAGGTGAATATGTATTTGAAAATGCAGTTGTTGGTGGTGCTATTCCTAAGGAATATATTCCAGCTATTGACAATGGTATTAGAGAAGCAGCTTTAAATGGTATTATTGCTGGATATAACGTTATTAACTTCAAAGTTAAGTTAGTACATGGTTCATACCATGAAGTTGACTCATCTGAAATGGCATTTAAGATTGCAGGATCTATGGCATTTAAGAATGCTATGGCGAAAGCAAGTCCAGTACTTCTTGAACCAATGATGAAAGTTGAAGTAACAGTTCCAGAAGAATATATGGGAGATGTTATTGGAGACATCAATTCAAGAAGAGGTAGAATGGAAGGAATGGAAGCTGTTAATGGAGCTCAAGTTATTAGAGCATTTGTTCCATTATCAGAAATGTTCGGTTATGCTACTTCATTAAGATCTAGAA
The window above is part of the Clostridium saccharoperbutylacetonicum N1-4(HMT) genome. Proteins encoded here:
- the rpoB gene encoding DNA-directed RNA polymerase subunit beta: MVHPVKVGKRTRMSFGKVNDVTEMPNLIEVQLDSYEWFLREGLHEVFDDINPITNFTGNLVLEFVDYKLDMENIKYSVEECKERDSTYAAPLKVSIRLQNNETGEIKEQEVFMGDFPLMTEQGTFLINGAERVIVSQLVRSPGVYYNYSIDKSGKKLFSSTVIPNRGAWLEYETDSNDIIYVRIDKTRKLSITILARAMGLGSDQELLDFFGEEERFRASIEKDNTKTKEEALLEIYKRLRPGEPPTVDSAISLIDTLFFDAKRYDLSRVGRYKFNKKLALNLRIANQVAATDIVNPQTGEIMVENGQKISRLMAEQIQNAGIKSVDVLIEDKVIRVISNNFVDLKKQVSFDVSDLGIKEMVHYPTLKEILDNFSDEKSIKEEIKKNINKLIPKHIIRDDIFATISYELGLAYGVGYVDDIDHLGNRRLRSVGELLQNQFRIGLSRMERVVKERMTIQDQEAITPQMLINIRPVAAAIKEFFGSSQLSQFMDQTNPLSELTHKRRLSALGPGGLSRERAGFEVRDVHHSHYGRMCPIETPEGPNIGLINSLATFAKVNEYGFIETPYRIVDKENSRATDEIRYFTADEEDQCLIAQAKTPMAENGQFIEKRVTVRHLDDVLVVPATEVDLIDVSARQMVSVATAMIPFLENDDATRALMGSNMQRQAVPLLNPQAPIVGTGIEFKAAVDSGVLPKAKNAGVVTYVSGSEIRIKRDSDGGTDIYKLLKFKRSNSGTCINQRPIVDLGELVYKNQVIADGPSTDLGEIALGKNIRMGFITWEGYNYEDAMLISEELVREDVFTSMHIEEYECEARDTKLGPEEITRDIPNVSEDALKDVDDRGIIRIGAEVRSGDILVGKVTPKGETELTAEERLLRAIFGEKAREVRDTSLRVPHGEAGIIVDIKVFTRENGDELNPGVNELVRCYIAQKRKISVGDKMAGRHGNKGVISRILPEEDMPFLPDGRPLQICLNPLGVPSRMNIGQVLEVHLGWAASHLGWHIATPVFDGATQEEITECLVKAGFNANAKTVLYDGRTGEPFDNLVTVGIMYILKLHHLVDDKIHARSTGPYSLVTQQPLGGKAQFGGQRFGEMEVWALEAYGAAHTLQEILTVKSDDVVGRVKTYEAIVKGENIPEPGVPESFKVLIKELQALCLDIKVLNDANEEVTLKEFVDEDMANLEVNIEGTEEVIMQEPEGTIADDSYDQNPDEDIDDIDYDESVDIEELETELELDDFNDEH